One window from the genome of Eucalyptus grandis isolate ANBG69807.140 chromosome 7, ASM1654582v1, whole genome shotgun sequence encodes:
- the LOC104428236 gene encoding scarecrow-like protein 8: MERSAWPKNLSSSRKRAIQELCGQNPKKLRDAFDAQSQTGDDPRQPLFAGDLIVSVLGSFSSNTQSLSSGAESYEGFQVPSNAFVSSEVSEGSESIMSPLESVKTPVPVRRSPIESVKPPIRGSFSIKSEQSLVKAATAIYEGRVDVASEILRRLSAVPNPMRTSKQKLIGYMISALESRVSPVDYPPPVTELFTEEHVSSVRSLYDLSPSFRGGCIAANIAILEAASEQPSTNKLHVIDFDIGWERQYIDLLYALSLRQAGNQFTLKITALADSLYPEKRLRMFGDGLSDLAARSGFRLVFNIVRQKLSELSRDSLGCEPDEMLAVNLAFKLYRMPDESVSVENPRNELLRRVKGLAPRVVTLVEQEMNGNMAPFPMRVGEALAYYEALLETFDSNFFRYNSERATRAEEGLSRKLVNLVACEGRDRVERCEVFGKWRARMGMAGFKLKPLGPHVDELMKVWFGWCGSRQPSHTVKEENGGVCFSWGGRTLTVASAWR; this comes from the coding sequence ATGGAGCGTTCCGCTTGGCCTAAGAACCTCTCCTCCAGCCGCAAGCGCGCGATCCAAGAGCTCTGTGgccaaaatcccaagaagctcAGAGATGCCTTCGACGCTCAGTCTCAAACTGGCGATGACCCACGGCAGCCCTTGTTTGCGGGAGATCTGATCGTCAGCGTCCTCGGGTCGTTCAGCAGCAACACCCAATCCCTATCGAGCGGGGCTGAGTCCTATGAGGGCTTCCAGGTCCCGAGCAACGCCTTTGTCAGTTCCGAGGTCTCCGAGGGAAGTGAGAGCATCATGTCTCCGTTAGAGAGCGTCAAGACCCCTGTCCCCGTCCGGAGGTCTCCGATAGAGAGCGTCAAGCCCCCCATCCGGGGGTCATTTTCCATCAAGTCGGAACAGTCGCTAGTAAAGGCTGCGACGGCGATATACGAGGGCAGAGTAGACGTGGCTTCGGAGATCCTGAGACGCTTGTCTGCCGTGCCGAACCCCATGAGAACTTCAAAGCAGAAATTGATAGGATACATGATTTCTGCGCTTGAATCGCGCGTGAGCCCAGTCGATTACCCCCCTCCCGTGACGGAGTTGTTCACCGAGGAACATGTGTCGTCGGTTCGGTCACTTTACGATCTGTCTCCTTCTTTCAGGGGCGGTTGCATCGCTGCCAATATCGCGATTTTGGAGGCTGCATCGGAGCAACCCTCCACTAACAAGCTCCATGTCATTGATTTCGATATTGGTTGGGAACGACAGTACATAGATCTCCTTTACGCGCTGTCCTTGCGTCAGGCGGGCAATCAATTCACCCTCAAGATCACGGCGCTCGCAGACAGCCTCTACCCTGAGAAGAGACTCAGGATGTTTGGGGATGGACTGAGCGATCTCGCGGCCCGTAGCGGATTTAGGTTAGTATTTAACATTGTGAGGCAGAAGCTGAGCGAGTTGAGCCGCGACTCGCTAGGTTGCGAGCCAGACGAGATGCTGGCGGTGAACTTGGCGTTCAAGCTGTACAGAATGCCGGACGAGAGCGTGTCTGTGGAGAATCCACGCAACGAGCTCCTCCGGCGCGTGAAGGGTCTGGCGCCGCGGGTGGTGACGCTGGTGGAGCAGGAGATGAACGGGAACATGGCGCCATTCCCGATGCGCGTGGGGGAGGCGCTGGCGTACTACGAGGCGCTGCTCGAGACGTTCGACTCTAATTTTTTTAGGTACAACTCGGAGCGAGCGacgagggcggaggaggggcTGAGTCGGAAATTGGTGAACTTGGTTGCTTGCGAAGGTAGGGACCGGGTTGAAAGATGTGAGGTGTTCGGGAAGTGGAGGGCCCGCATGGGGATGGCTGGGTTCAAGTTGAAGCCACTGGGTCCACACGTGGACGAGTTGATGAAGGTGTGGTTCGGCTGGTGCGGCTCGAGACAACCGAGCCACACGGTGAAAGAGGAGAATGGTGGGGTTTGCTTCAGCTGGGGCGGCCGAACTCTCACCGTCGCATCTGCTTGGCGTTAA
- the LOC104453951 gene encoding LOW QUALITY PROTEIN: scarecrow-like protein 8 (The sequence of the model RefSeq protein was modified relative to this genomic sequence to represent the inferred CDS: inserted 1 base in 1 codon) — MERSAWPKSLSSSRKREIQELCGQNPKKFRDAFDAHSQTGDDPRQPLFAGDLIVSVLGSFSSNTQSLSSRAESYEVSQRQVSGPEVSGRERQAPVQRSPVSILWEQPLVEAATAIYEGRVDVASKILRRLSALLNPMSTSKQKLRGYMLSALKSRVSPIDXPPPVAELFTEDHVLSVRSLYDLSPCFKLGFMAANNAILEAASEQPSTNKLHVIDFDIGWEGQYYDLLDDLSMRQEGNQFTLKITALADSFYGEKRLRMLGNRLRELAACREVRLVFNIVSQKLSELNRDSLGCEPDEVLAVNLAFKLYRMPDDSVSVENPRDELLRRVKGLAPQVVTLVEQEMNGNTAPFPVRVGEALAYYGALLESTDFQVPRYLLEKVMAEEGLRRKLGNWVACEGRDRVERCEVFGKWRARMGMAGFQLKPLDRHVADSLTASLHRLKWTRDPRFTVTEENGVICFGWRGRTLTVASDWR; from the exons ATGGAGCGTTCCGCTTGGCCTAAGAGCCTCTCCTCCAGCCGCAAGCGGGAGATCCAGGAGCTCTGTGGCCAAAATCCCAAGAAGTTCAGAGATGCCTTCGACGCTCACTCTCAAACTGGCGATGACCCACGGCAGCCCTTGTTTGCGGGAGATCTGATCGTCAGCGTCCTCGGGTCGTTCAGCAGCAACACCCAATCCCTATCGAGCCGGGCTGAGTCCTATGAGGTCTCGCAG CGTCAAGTCTCCGGTCCAGAGGTCTCCGGTAGAGAGCGTCAAGCCCCCGTCCAGAGGTCTCCGGTATCCATCTTGTGGGAACAGCCGCTAGTGGAGGCTGCGACGGCGATATACGAGGGCAGAGTGGACGTGGCTTCAAAGATCTTGAGGCGCTTGTCTGCCTTGCTGAACCCCATGAGTACTTCAAAGCAGAAATTGAGGGGATACATGTTGTCTGCGCTTAAATCGCGCGTGAGCCCCATCG TACCCCCTCCCGTGGCGGAGTTGTTCACCGAGGACCATGTGTTGTCGGTTCGGTCACTTTACGATCTGTCTCCTTGTTTTAAGCTCGGTTTCATGGCTGCCAATAACGCGATTTTGGAGGCTGCATCGGAGCAACCCTCCACTAACAAGCTCCATGTAATTGACTTCGATATTGGTTGGGAAGGACAGTACTACGATCTCCTTGACGATCTGTCCATGCGTCAGGAGGGCAATCAATTCACCCTCAAAATCACGGCGCTCGCAGACAGCTTCTACGGTGAGAAGAGGCTCAGGATGCTTGGGAATCGACTGAGGGAACTCGCGGCCTGTAGGGAAGTTAGGTTAGTATTCAACATCGTGAGCCAGAAGCTGAGCGAGTTGAACCGCGACTCGCTGGGCTGCGAGCCCGACGAGGTGCTGGCGGTGAACTTGGCGTTCAAGCTGTACAGAATGCCGGACGACAGCGTGTCTGTGGAGAACCCGCGCGACGAGCTCCTCCGGCGCGTGAAGGGTCTGGCGCCGCAGGTGGTGACGCTGGTGGAGCAGGAGATGAACGGGAACACGGCGCCATTCCCGGTGCGCGTGGGGGAGGCGCTGGCTTACTATGGGGCGCTGCTCGAGTCGACCGACTTTCAAGTGCCGCGGTACCTGCTGGAGAAAGTGATGGCGGAGGAGGGGCTGAGACGGAAATTGGGGAACTGGGTTGCTTGCGAAGGTAGGGACCGGGTTGAAAGATGCGAGGTGTTCGGGAAGTGGAGGGCCCGCATGGGGATGGCTGGGTTCCAGTTGAAGCCACTGGATCGACACGTGGCCGACTCGTTGACGGCGTCGCTCCACCGTTTGAAGTGGACCCGGGACCCGAGATTCACGGTGACAGAAGAGAATGGTGTGATTTGCTTCGGCTGGCGCGGCCGAACTCTCACCGTCGCATCGGATTGGCGTTaa